In Nocardioides sp., the following proteins share a genomic window:
- the ppk2 gene encoding polyphosphate kinase 2, producing the protein MNLREYIDKLRVEGYRVEDASGEDPVLIAPDGSAVETWRQGYPYDELLDREHYEQEKYDLQVELLKFQYWTQDVGAKHVIVFEGRDAAGKGGTIKRFTEHLNPRAARVVALNKPSSTEKGQWYFQRYIQHLPTEGEIVLFDRSWYNRAGVERVMGFCTDEEYDTFMRQAPRFEQMLVESGCTVTKFWFSVTQDEQRTRFALRQIDPVRQWKLSPMDLESLDRWEDYTAAKEANFNLTDKKYAPWIVVKSNDKKRARINAIRAFLDQFDYEGKDPRVIYPADPDIVSRAKHTEGD; encoded by the coding sequence ATGAACCTTCGTGAGTACATCGACAAGCTCCGGGTCGAGGGCTACCGAGTCGAGGACGCCTCGGGCGAGGACCCCGTCCTGATCGCTCCGGACGGTTCGGCGGTCGAGACCTGGCGGCAGGGTTACCCGTACGACGAGTTGCTCGATCGCGAACACTACGAGCAGGAGAAGTACGACCTCCAGGTCGAGTTGCTCAAGTTCCAGTACTGGACCCAAGACGTCGGTGCCAAGCACGTCATCGTCTTCGAGGGCCGCGACGCCGCCGGCAAGGGCGGCACCATCAAACGCTTCACCGAGCACCTCAACCCTCGTGCCGCGCGCGTGGTGGCGCTGAACAAGCCGTCCTCCACCGAGAAGGGGCAGTGGTACTTCCAGCGCTACATCCAGCACCTGCCCACCGAGGGCGAGATCGTGCTCTTCGACCGCAGTTGGTACAACCGCGCCGGCGTCGAGCGGGTGATGGGTTTTTGCACCGACGAGGAGTACGACACCTTCATGCGGCAGGCGCCCCGCTTCGAGCAGATGCTCGTGGAGAGCGGCTGCACGGTGACGAAGTTCTGGTTCTCGGTGACCCAGGATGAGCAGCGCACCCGCTTCGCCCTGCGCCAGATCGACCCCGTACGCCAGTGGAAACTGTCGCCGATGGACTTGGAGAGCCTTGACCGCTGGGAGGACTACACCGCGGCGAAAGAGGCGAACTTCAACCTCACGGACAAGAAGTACGCCCCCTGGATCGTGGTGAAGTCCAACGACAAGAAGCGGGCCAGGATCAACGCCATCCGCGCCTTCCTGGACCAGTTCGACTACGAAGGCAAGGACCCCCGCGTCATCTATCCGGCCGATCCCGACATCGTGTCGCGCGCCAAGCACACCGAGGGCGACTGA
- a CDS encoding CDP-glycerol glycerophosphotransferase family protein has translation MSDDETTKIGPMLADLRASGHRNLEVLVVPYGRANEVTASAAEQEQADWRIRLLDPVAGDRGAARNAGAGQARGRYLQFVNGGDNLPPHAIPTLVAALERTGSDQAVGAIGQVASASVTGDAAVRVGRRERSFGATLATVPSAVLDLGVGNRLLRRDLWQRAGLAFTGDAKQDRDLALASYKAARTFDFLDRMVYLPTGRKDGASVGRMERFLAELPQFARDQRRLADEVAELGVPQAQDAWLVGVLDISIQPFLDDVERADDTEWESLRALAIELLEQAGASVWPQLRASSKVKLWLLREGRRTDLEDYNQARWFQRGETPTHLVGDTVIAQLPFVEDPTVPRSCFEMSEGEVTLQVIVRGAAWRGDLIELDLLTRIDFVHLDERPEIEAFLVQVGGDARVPLTVTPLDDPDANEQSRRRFQDSHPGACRVTVDPRAVAAVARPGDVTGFDLEIRLTITTPEGQISRVGGIARVDDRSAAGLLAGEQLAPRPVRGQESGGVLIGILRRGQVPALDEAGLVTIAALPDPGVRLTQARLDGRRFTGTVAVDDRAITELRLTQLDRVVKVALNGTGGQRSFEVTVPASARGQSHWILEDCVPETTTQPGPLILRRSPLGAGALVETRDLLEVERFVFAETEIVIEGRWPMGHAPAGVEVTLVDGAHTLAAEPVESTDDGWRARVSLLRTPWGREVFAPPGRYLVTVRTTAGRGRAALLPSAYEPAYATWSSERIRLSVNCLGNAEAGVRIQQPIAVEDFGPYGQERLREWALSSDLAIDPRRVYLQAYQGQSATDSQLAIHEELRHSHPELELVWGIADYSSWVPEGARPVVLHSRDWYEAIGSAAHLVMNVDFERWFSPKPGQRVLQTFHGYPAKSMGIGMWEGKDYTPRRLALELARTSGDWDLILTPSPEMDQYYRREYRYEGEIHNQGYPRADALVGERAVRRRAEARKALGIADHQKVVLYAPTWRDDATSRWLTAELVTHLDLGKASAALGDDYVLLLRGHRFHQEAARPAGNARLIDVTTYPEINDLILASDAAVLDYSSLRFDFALTMRPMVFLVPDLKIYTSDVRGFLYPFTESAPGPLLDTTDQVIAALRDLPALEAKYRDDLAAFQERYNYLMDGHAAQRVVAAFFGPGRPGGPAFEHDQAG, from the coding sequence GTGAGCGACGACGAGACCACCAAGATCGGCCCGATGCTGGCGGACCTCCGCGCGTCGGGGCACCGCAATCTCGAAGTGCTCGTCGTGCCGTACGGGCGCGCGAACGAGGTGACCGCGTCGGCTGCGGAGCAGGAGCAGGCCGACTGGCGGATCCGGCTGCTCGACCCGGTGGCGGGTGATCGCGGCGCCGCGCGCAACGCCGGCGCCGGTCAGGCCCGGGGTCGTTATCTGCAGTTCGTCAACGGTGGTGACAACCTGCCGCCGCACGCGATCCCCACCCTGGTGGCCGCCCTCGAACGGACCGGCTCAGACCAGGCGGTAGGCGCTATCGGGCAGGTCGCCTCGGCCTCGGTGACCGGTGACGCGGCCGTACGCGTGGGGCGCCGCGAGCGCAGCTTCGGTGCGACTCTGGCAACCGTTCCGAGTGCGGTGCTCGACCTCGGGGTGGGCAACCGACTTCTGCGGCGCGACCTGTGGCAGCGCGCCGGGCTGGCGTTCACCGGTGACGCCAAGCAGGATCGTGACCTCGCCCTGGCTTCCTACAAGGCGGCGCGAACCTTCGACTTCCTCGACCGGATGGTCTATCTACCGACCGGTCGCAAGGACGGCGCCTCGGTCGGCAGGATGGAACGCTTCCTCGCCGAGTTGCCGCAGTTCGCCCGAGATCAGCGCAGGCTGGCCGACGAAGTGGCGGAGTTGGGCGTACCCCAGGCTCAGGATGCCTGGCTGGTGGGTGTCCTCGACATCTCGATTCAGCCCTTCCTCGATGATGTCGAGCGCGCCGACGACACCGAATGGGAGTCGCTGCGTGCCCTTGCGATCGAACTGCTCGAACAGGCCGGAGCGTCCGTCTGGCCGCAACTGCGCGCCAGTTCCAAGGTCAAACTCTGGCTGTTGCGAGAAGGCCGTCGTACCGACCTGGAGGACTACAACCAAGCGCGCTGGTTCCAACGCGGCGAGACGCCGACTCACCTGGTCGGCGACACGGTCATCGCGCAACTGCCGTTCGTCGAAGACCCCACGGTGCCGCGTAGTTGCTTCGAGATGTCCGAGGGTGAGGTCACCCTGCAGGTCATCGTCCGCGGCGCGGCGTGGCGCGGTGACCTGATCGAGCTCGATCTGCTGACTCGGATCGACTTCGTACACCTGGACGAGCGCCCCGAGATCGAGGCGTTCCTCGTGCAGGTGGGCGGGGATGCCAGGGTGCCCTTGACGGTGACCCCGCTCGACGATCCGGATGCGAACGAGCAGAGTCGCCGGCGGTTCCAGGACTCCCACCCGGGCGCCTGCCGGGTCACGGTCGATCCGCGAGCGGTTGCCGCCGTCGCCCGCCCTGGTGACGTGACCGGCTTCGACCTGGAGATCCGACTCACGATCACGACGCCCGAGGGACAGATCTCCCGGGTTGGTGGCATCGCCCGAGTCGACGACCGCAGTGCGGCCGGGCTGCTCGCGGGAGAGCAGTTGGCTCCGCGGCCGGTGCGCGGGCAGGAGTCCGGTGGTGTGCTCATCGGCATCCTGCGCCGAGGCCAGGTGCCCGCACTCGACGAGGCGGGTCTGGTCACGATTGCGGCTCTGCCCGATCCAGGTGTGCGGTTGACCCAGGCCCGCCTCGACGGTCGCCGATTCACCGGCACGGTGGCGGTAGACGACCGCGCCATCACCGAACTGCGCCTCACCCAACTCGATCGAGTGGTCAAGGTGGCGTTGAACGGGACCGGCGGCCAGCGCTCGTTCGAGGTCACCGTCCCCGCATCCGCCCGTGGTCAGAGTCACTGGATCCTGGAGGACTGCGTGCCGGAGACCACCACGCAGCCAGGACCGCTCATACTGCGTCGTTCCCCACTGGGTGCGGGTGCGCTGGTCGAGACCCGGGACCTGCTCGAGGTCGAACGCTTCGTCTTCGCAGAGACCGAGATCGTGATCGAGGGCCGCTGGCCGATGGGCCACGCGCCCGCGGGAGTCGAGGTGACCCTGGTCGACGGCGCCCACACGCTCGCCGCGGAGCCGGTCGAGTCGACCGACGACGGTTGGCGAGCGCGAGTCTCCTTGCTGCGCACCCCGTGGGGCAGGGAGGTCTTCGCCCCACCTGGTCGCTACCTGGTGACCGTACGCACGACTGCCGGTCGTGGTCGGGCGGCGTTGCTGCCTTCGGCGTACGAGCCGGCGTACGCGACCTGGAGCAGCGAGCGGATCCGACTGTCGGTCAACTGCCTGGGCAACGCCGAGGCGGGCGTACGGATCCAGCAGCCGATCGCGGTCGAGGACTTCGGGCCCTACGGCCAGGAGCGGCTGCGCGAATGGGCGCTCTCGTCCGACCTCGCGATCGATCCCCGCCGGGTCTATCTGCAGGCCTATCAGGGACAGAGCGCCACTGACAGCCAACTGGCGATCCACGAGGAACTGCGGCACAGCCACCCCGAACTCGAACTCGTCTGGGGGATCGCCGACTACTCCTCGTGGGTGCCCGAGGGTGCCCGTCCGGTCGTGCTGCACAGCCGCGACTGGTACGAGGCGATCGGCTCGGCCGCCCACCTGGTGATGAACGTCGACTTCGAGCGCTGGTTCTCACCCAAGCCGGGCCAGCGTGTGCTCCAGACCTTCCACGGCTATCCCGCCAAGTCGATGGGCATCGGCATGTGGGAGGGCAAGGACTACACCCCGCGCCGCCTCGCGCTGGAGTTGGCGCGTACGTCGGGCGACTGGGACCTGATCCTCACCCCCAGCCCGGAGATGGACCAGTACTACCGGCGCGAATATCGCTACGAGGGGGAGATCCACAACCAGGGATATCCGCGCGCCGACGCACTGGTGGGCGAGCGAGCCGTACGCCGTCGGGCCGAGGCGCGCAAGGCGCTGGGCATCGCCGACCACCAGAAGGTGGTGCTCTATGCCCCGACGTGGCGCGACGACGCGACGTCGCGCTGGCTGACCGCCGAGCTGGTGACTCACCTGGATCTGGGCAAGGCCAGTGCCGCGCTCGGTGACGACTATGTGCTGCTGCTGCGCGGTCACCGGTTCCACCAGGAGGCCGCCCGTCCGGCGGGCAATGCCCGACTGATCGACGTCACGACCTATCCCGAGATCAACGACCTGATCCTGGCCTCCGATGCCGCCGTGCTCGACTACTCCTCGCTTCGCTTCGACTTCGCACTGACGATGCGCCCGATGGTCTTCCTGGTGCCCGACCTCAAGATCTACACCTCAGACGTACGCGGCTTCCTCTATCCGTTCACGGAGTCGGCTCCCGGGCCGCTGCTCGACACCACCGACCAGGTGATCGCCGCCCTGCGCGACCTGCCCGCGCTGGAGGCGAAGTATCGAGATGATCTCGCGGCCTTCCAGGAGCGCTACAACTACCTGATGGACGGCCACGCCGCACAGCGGGTGGTGGCTGCCTTCTTCGGGCCGGGACGACCGGGCGGCCCGGCGTTCGAGCACGACCAGGCGGGCTAG
- a CDS encoding sulfotransferase, with protein sequence MTRLVLITGTGRSGTSTMSGTLHHLGLTVPGPFLGANDSNPKGFFESKWAVRFHKRIIKAAGLHDMDGRPDAFESAQSQIRPADRRKLVEFLGKHAAGVDQVVVKDPRSVWAQQLWKGAAEDAGLDIVFITMLRHPAEVIGSRATYYASSLEARQRRSYEIFNLVRWINHSLLSERQTRGESRAFVRYTDMLDDWRPVLSGLREGLGLSYAVDIAQDHTAVDDFIDPDLRRLRVTWDDLDVPESVRTLADEIWTALNTLADHGGDDAGASTRLDACQARFEELFDDAASIAHDAVQEARIEGRRLGAAEARAEIEAEMRAEAAAAERRDGLDGFGGRELLSALMSRVTRRVRRRPGG encoded by the coding sequence ATGACGCGGCTGGTCCTGATCACCGGCACCGGCCGCAGTGGCACCAGCACGATGTCGGGCACTCTGCACCACCTGGGACTCACGGTGCCCGGCCCGTTCCTGGGTGCCAACGACTCCAACCCCAAAGGTTTCTTCGAATCCAAGTGGGCCGTCCGCTTCCACAAGCGGATCATCAAGGCCGCGGGTCTGCACGACATGGACGGCCGTCCCGATGCGTTCGAGTCCGCGCAGTCGCAGATCCGCCCGGCCGACCGGCGCAAGCTGGTCGAGTTCCTGGGCAAGCACGCGGCGGGAGTCGACCAGGTTGTGGTCAAGGATCCGCGGTCGGTGTGGGCCCAGCAGTTGTGGAAGGGCGCAGCCGAGGATGCCGGGCTCGACATCGTGTTCATCACGATGCTGCGGCACCCGGCCGAGGTGATCGGCTCTCGCGCCACCTATTACGCCTCCTCGCTGGAGGCTCGGCAGCGGCGCAGCTATGAGATCTTCAACCTGGTCCGCTGGATCAACCACTCGTTGCTCAGCGAACGCCAGACGCGCGGCGAGTCGCGCGCTTTCGTGCGTTACACCGACATGTTGGACGACTGGCGTCCGGTGCTGTCAGGTCTGCGTGAGGGCCTGGGCCTGTCGTACGCCGTCGACATCGCCCAGGATCACACCGCGGTCGACGACTTCATCGACCCCGACCTGCGCCGGTTGCGCGTCACCTGGGACGACCTCGACGTGCCCGAGTCCGTACGCACTCTCGCCGACGAGATCTGGACCGCACTCAACACGCTGGCCGATCACGGCGGCGACGACGCGGGCGCGTCCACCCGGCTGGATGCGTGCCAGGCACGGTTCGAGGAACTCTTCGACGATGCCGCGTCGATCGCCCACGACGCCGTGCAGGAAGCGCGCATCGAGGGACGTCGGTTGGGAGCGGCCGAGGCGCGCGCCGAGATCGAGGCCGAGATGCGCGCCGAGGCCGCCGCCGCCGAGCGGCGTGACGGGCTCGACGGATTCGGCGGTCGTGAGTTGCTCAGTGCCCTGATGAGCCGCGTAACCCGTCGGGTCCGCCGCCGGCCCGGTGGCTGA
- a CDS encoding glycosyltransferase, with the protein MGLVSLVGRLRDRLARGHDEPPPSQPPPALSVIVPFYGVEDYLADCLDSLLAQTFTDLEILLVDDGSRDGSRAIADRYAAEHPHVRVIDRPNGGLGAARNTGIREAVGEWLTFVDSDDVLPPKAFERLLETARRTGSDLVVGAPERFDSDGAWTPTWVEGVHDIPRLRTTARDFPAVLRNLYTWNKVYHRDFWQAQDLWFREGVAYEDQPIVTQLLARARTLDVIPDLVYRWRRREDRSSISQQRGTLRDLQHRIEAWDVSREVLLAEHPELYQDWLATLFEAHFIWYVGDPAVADDDFWELLQPTVQRLAAEATDDVWRATSPGQRVLVRLTMLGRRDDLLALTATDPTVPGPWPTETREDGLLVRLPGLDDPDLAESLFVRRPEQLTVAQSVDRLRFVANTLEVGGWAYLRTLDLGSGAPHRVVVEAVDQTGAVVAEVAAPAVRLAPTPAPYEDPIRDYARGRFDAHLPLDGLTETDSWTLWVRVESGALRARHPLSAGEARFTWPREVAHGGGRFVTEWRERWPLEVRFDPEPVPESETGDGPQVLVHDVERSGARAVVVRGRLVGGQGATLLIGSRHGTGWGELVPAPVVGDRFEVTIPLVWRSDLGGELALPTGMHGLRAVLHGEGVEPIEVMALPDKSYADSLPLALPDVPDRTQDVIVSWKSGGALRLNLRRPLGDLRSRFHQLRQAQPGERPVDGVLISNAHGAHTGDAAALAPVMRGLDADLPVYAGIRDLSAPVPSGVTGVLINSPQWHRLRGSIRCLVVDRPQPRVQASPPWQQVIQLLDDYPLLDVGAPEWSAGVMADDDSAAVLEAASRWDQVITPGDWADEVLHRDLGVTSRALGWPRHDRAGDADLRTQVRTALGISADQRVVLAIAREGDEPLPYARLAARLPADHVLMTTAPVAHLPLCCLARTPDPALAIAAADLALVGRTDVRLDAAAAGLPILLFGQGHAATLPGPRLSTADLLDSVADLWAPAQRAAGDWQRFRTTRLPHVDGGAARRLAELVLAAQQVHA; encoded by the coding sequence GTGGGACTTGTGAGTCTGGTCGGGCGGTTGCGTGACCGGTTGGCGCGTGGTCACGACGAGCCCCCGCCGTCGCAGCCACCCCCGGCGTTGAGCGTGATCGTGCCGTTCTACGGCGTAGAGGACTACCTGGCCGACTGCCTCGACTCGCTGCTGGCGCAGACCTTCACCGACCTGGAGATCCTGCTCGTCGACGACGGCTCGCGCGACGGCTCGCGTGCGATCGCGGATCGCTACGCCGCCGAGCACCCACACGTCCGCGTCATCGACCGCCCCAACGGCGGTCTCGGAGCGGCGCGCAATACCGGCATCCGGGAGGCGGTGGGAGAGTGGCTCACCTTCGTGGACTCCGACGATGTGCTGCCACCGAAGGCCTTCGAGCGCCTGCTGGAGACGGCGCGTCGAACCGGCTCGGACCTGGTGGTCGGTGCTCCCGAACGCTTCGACAGCGACGGAGCCTGGACCCCTACCTGGGTTGAAGGGGTCCACGACATCCCCCGTCTGCGCACGACCGCGCGCGACTTCCCGGCGGTGCTGCGCAATCTCTACACCTGGAACAAGGTCTACCACCGCGATTTCTGGCAGGCCCAGGATCTGTGGTTCCGCGAGGGGGTCGCGTACGAGGATCAGCCGATCGTTACGCAACTGCTGGCGCGAGCACGCACCCTCGACGTCATCCCCGACCTGGTCTATCGCTGGCGTCGCCGCGAAGACCGTTCGTCGATCAGCCAGCAGCGCGGCACGCTGCGCGACCTCCAGCACCGCATCGAGGCGTGGGACGTGTCGCGAGAGGTGCTGCTCGCCGAGCACCCCGAGCTCTATCAGGACTGGCTGGCGACTCTCTTCGAGGCGCACTTCATCTGGTATGTCGGCGATCCCGCGGTCGCCGACGACGACTTCTGGGAGTTGCTCCAGCCGACGGTGCAACGACTGGCCGCCGAGGCCACCGACGACGTCTGGCGAGCCACGTCCCCCGGGCAACGGGTGCTCGTACGCCTGACCATGCTCGGGCGCCGAGACGACCTCCTCGCGCTCACTGCGACCGACCCGACGGTCCCTGGTCCTTGGCCGACCGAGACGCGAGAGGACGGGCTGTTGGTGCGCCTTCCCGGGCTCGACGACCCCGATCTCGCCGAGTCGTTGTTCGTACGCCGCCCCGAACAGCTCACCGTCGCGCAGTCGGTCGACCGGTTGCGTTTCGTCGCGAACACCCTGGAGGTCGGGGGCTGGGCGTACCTGCGCACACTCGACCTCGGCAGCGGCGCCCCGCATCGGGTCGTCGTCGAAGCCGTCGACCAGACCGGTGCGGTGGTGGCCGAAGTGGCGGCTCCGGCCGTACGCCTGGCACCGACACCGGCACCGTACGAAGACCCGATCCGCGACTATGCGCGGGGCCGGTTCGATGCCCACTTGCCTTTGGACGGTCTCACCGAGACCGACTCGTGGACGTTGTGGGTACGCGTCGAGTCGGGCGCGCTCCGTGCCCGTCACCCGCTGAGCGCGGGTGAGGCGAGGTTCACGTGGCCACGTGAGGTCGCCCACGGTGGCGGGCGGTTCGTGACCGAGTGGCGCGAGAGGTGGCCGTTGGAGGTGCGATTCGATCCGGAGCCGGTTCCGGAGTCGGAGACCGGCGACGGCCCCCAGGTGCTGGTGCACGATGTCGAGCGCAGCGGGGCTCGCGCCGTGGTCGTACGCGGTCGTCTCGTCGGCGGGCAGGGCGCCACCCTCTTGATCGGCAGCAGGCACGGCACCGGCTGGGGCGAACTCGTCCCGGCACCCGTTGTCGGCGACCGGTTCGAGGTCACGATCCCGCTGGTGTGGCGCTCGGATCTCGGCGGCGAGCTGGCGCTCCCGACCGGCATGCACGGCCTGCGGGCCGTCCTGCACGGTGAAGGGGTCGAGCCGATCGAGGTGATGGCCCTGCCCGACAAGTCGTACGCCGACTCGCTCCCGCTCGCGCTGCCTGATGTGCCCGACCGTACGCAGGACGTCATCGTCAGCTGGAAGAGCGGCGGCGCGCTGCGCCTCAACCTGCGCCGACCGCTCGGTGATCTGCGCAGCAGGTTCCACCAACTCCGCCAGGCCCAGCCGGGGGAGCGTCCGGTCGACGGCGTCCTGATCAGCAACGCGCACGGCGCGCATACGGGTGACGCCGCCGCCCTCGCCCCGGTGATGCGCGGACTCGACGCCGACCTGCCCGTCTACGCGGGCATCCGTGACCTGTCGGCGCCCGTTCCCAGCGGCGTCACCGGGGTGCTGATCAACTCGCCACAGTGGCACCGGCTGCGGGGATCGATCCGCTGTCTCGTGGTCGATCGACCCCAGCCGCGTGTCCAGGCATCGCCGCCGTGGCAGCAGGTGATCCAGCTGCTCGACGACTACCCATTGCTCGACGTCGGCGCCCCCGAATGGAGCGCCGGCGTAATGGCGGACGACGATTCCGCCGCGGTCCTGGAAGCGGCCAGTCGATGGGATCAGGTGATCACCCCCGGAGATTGGGCCGACGAGGTGCTGCATCGCGATCTCGGTGTGACCTCGCGCGCTCTGGGCTGGCCGCGACACGATCGAGCAGGCGACGCGGACCTTCGGACGCAGGTGCGTACGGCTCTGGGCATCTCCGCCGATCAGCGGGTGGTGCTCGCGATCGCGAGGGAGGGTGACGAGCCGTTGCCGTACGCCCGCCTGGCAGCCCGGCTGCCAGCCGATCACGTGTTGATGACCACCGCGCCGGTCGCGCACCTGCCGTTGTGCTGCCTGGCACGCACGCCAGACCCGGCGCTGGCGATCGCCGCAGCCGACCTCGCCCTCGTGGGCCGCACCGACGTCCGCCTCGATGCTGCGGCGGCCGGGCTGCCGATCCTGCTGTTCGGGCAAGGACACGCGGCGACGCTGCCAGGGCCGCGCTTGTCGACCGCCGACCTCCTCGACTCCGTGGCTGACCTCTGGGCTCCGGCGCAGCGTGCCGCTGGTGACTGGCAGCGATTCCGCACGACCCGACTCCCACACGTCGACGGTGGGGCGGCACGCAGGCTGGCCGAGTTGGTCCTGGCCGCCCAGCAGGTGCACGCGTGA
- a CDS encoding ABC transporter substrate-binding protein, producing MHIRRAATATLATLTLFAATSCASDDLADDGGDSGDKGAVTISGQSFPEATLVASMYEQLLADAGYDPTVKLVDTRDVYMKIFPGDVDIVPEYVGGIVDFLNTTENGADAEALTTSDAEESIEAAESLLDDKLITLLDPSEATDTNAFFVTKEYSESEGVTKLSDLKGKTITLAAAPDCEERVDCAKGLTDTYGVKIKEVLKLGFASDQTYQSVLDGESQLGLTSTTDGTLDSQGLVLLDDDQQIQTAQNLVPAVSSDFLADNEEVEDLLDELMGKLTTENLTELNGQVAVDRKKPEDVAKEFLESQGLL from the coding sequence ATGCATATCCGCCGAGCGGCCACAGCCACGCTGGCCACGCTCACGCTCTTCGCCGCGACCTCCTGTGCGAGCGACGACCTGGCCGACGACGGCGGTGACAGCGGCGACAAGGGCGCGGTCACGATCTCGGGCCAGAGCTTTCCCGAGGCCACCCTGGTCGCCTCGATGTACGAGCAACTGCTCGCCGATGCCGGCTACGACCCCACGGTCAAACTGGTCGACACCCGCGACGTGTACATGAAGATCTTCCCCGGCGACGTCGACATCGTGCCGGAGTACGTCGGCGGCATCGTCGACTTCCTCAACACCACCGAGAACGGTGCGGACGCCGAGGCCCTGACCACCAGCGATGCCGAAGAGTCGATCGAGGCGGCCGAGTCGCTGCTGGACGACAAGTTGATCACCCTGCTCGATCCGAGCGAGGCCACCGACACCAACGCCTTCTTCGTGACGAAGGAGTACTCCGAGTCCGAGGGGGTCACCAAGCTCTCGGACCTCAAGGGCAAGACCATCACCTTGGCCGCAGCGCCCGACTGCGAGGAGCGGGTCGACTGTGCCAAGGGCCTGACCGACACGTACGGCGTGAAGATCAAGGAGGTGCTCAAACTCGGTTTCGCCTCCGACCAGACCTATCAGTCGGTGCTCGACGGTGAGTCGCAGTTGGGTCTGACCTCCACGACGGACGGCACCTTGGACAGCCAAGGACTGGTGCTGCTCGACGACGACCAGCAGATCCAGACCGCGCAGAATCTCGTCCCGGCGGTCTCGTCGGACTTCCTCGCCGACAACGAAGAGGTCGAAGACCTGCTCGACGAGCTGATGGGCAAACTCACCACCGAGAACCTCACCGAACTCAACGGTCAGGTCGCGGTGGATCGCAAGAAGCCCGAGGACGTCGCCAAGGAGTTCCTGGAGTCGCAGGGACTGCTCTGA
- a CDS encoding ABC transporter permease subunit, with amino-acid sequence MTLLPAYVSRADAPTCYSRTVNDWLCADYLRDRSSEIAEATGQHLAITLVAVLAGLLIAFPIALLARRFPRFEAAILGVTTGLYTIPSLALFPLLVPFTGLTPTTVVIGLALYALTILVRSMLEGLRSVPSDVVEAARGLGYSPGRLLTRIELPAGDPGHDGRSAGRDRLDGGADHDRVAGVVRRARQPDQGRRGHQIPRRTLDRVGALRGARGGPRPDHRARAATAHSVDAPGEDRMKIFADTWTYLTESSNWTGDGGMLALLTQQLLLTFTALLVAIALGLPLALWLGHLGRGGLLAINISNVGRAIPTFALLALLVTADWPGTDTLGPYGRAGLATLIALALFALPPIITNGYVAIREVAPEVKEAARGMGMTGPQRFWRVELPLALPLVASGVRLALVQVWATATIAALVAGPGLGRVITDGFYRSNYAKGIAGAVVIAVVALVLEIAAAGVQRAAVWQTTHGSRRDRTGLIHLGALDKGRGAADEPS; translated from the coding sequence GTGACCCTACTGCCGGCGTACGTCTCCCGGGCCGATGCGCCGACGTGCTACTCCCGCACGGTCAACGACTGGCTATGTGCCGACTACCTGCGAGATCGCAGCAGCGAGATCGCGGAGGCGACCGGTCAACACCTGGCTATCACCCTCGTTGCTGTGCTGGCCGGGCTCCTGATCGCCTTCCCGATCGCGCTGCTCGCCAGACGCTTTCCCCGGTTCGAAGCCGCGATCCTGGGCGTCACCACGGGCCTCTACACGATCCCGTCGCTGGCGCTCTTTCCGCTGCTGGTGCCCTTCACCGGGCTGACGCCGACGACGGTGGTGATCGGTCTGGCGCTCTACGCGCTCACGATCCTGGTGCGCTCGATGCTCGAAGGGCTTCGAAGCGTGCCATCCGATGTCGTGGAGGCCGCCCGCGGGTTGGGCTATTCGCCCGGACGACTGTTGACCAGGATCGAGCTTCCCGCTGGCGATCCCGGTCATGATGGCCGGTCTGCGGGTCGCGACCGTCTCGACGGTGGCGCTGACCACGATCGGGTCGCTGGTGTCGTACGGCGGGCTCGGCAACCTGATCAAGGACGGCGTGGACACCAGATTCCGCGCCGAACTCTTGACCGCGTCGGTGCTCTGCGTGGTGCTCGCGGTGGTCCTCGACCTGATCATCGTGCTCGCGCAGCGACTGCTCACTCCGTGGACGCACCGGGGGAGGACCGCATGAAGATCTTCGCGGACACCTGGACCTACCTGACCGAGTCGAGCAACTGGACCGGTGACGGCGGGATGCTGGCGCTGCTGACCCAGCAGTTGTTGCTGACCTTCACCGCGCTGCTGGTGGCGATCGCGCTCGGCCTGCCGCTGGCGCTGTGGCTGGGACACCTCGGTCGTGGCGGCCTGCTCGCGATCAACATCTCCAACGTCGGCCGCGCGATCCCGACCTTCGCGCTGCTCGCGCTGCTCGTCACCGCGGACTGGCCCGGCACCGACACGCTCGGGCCTTATGGCCGAGCGGGCCTGGCCACGCTGATCGCGCTCGCCCTCTTCGCGCTGCCGCCGATCATCACGAACGGGTACGTCGCGATCCGTGAGGTCGCGCCCGAGGTGAAGGAGGCGGCGCGTGGGATGGGGATGACCGGCCCGCAACGCTTCTGGCGCGTGGAGTTGCCGCTCGCACTCCCGCTGGTCGCCAGCGGCGTACGACTCGCCCTCGTGCAGGTGTGGGCGACCGCCACGATCGCGGCTCTGGTGGCCGGGCCAGGACTCGGCCGAGTGATCACCGACGGCTTCTATCGGTCCAACTACGCCAAGGGCATCGCGGGCGCGGTCGTGATCGCGGTGGTGGCGCTCGTACTCGAAATCGCCGCCGCCGGAGTCCAGCGCGCCGCCGTGTGGCAAACGACGCACGGTAGTAGACGAGATCGGACGGGACTAATTCATCTCGGTGCGCTAGACAAGGGTCGTGGTGCAGCGGATGAACCTTCGTGA